CCACAAGAATCGAATCCGGTACCGATGTGAATTTTGGCGCTTTGACCCGGATGTTGTTTGACCACCTTGAAAAGCAGAATGTTGACGTCTATTACAAGCACAGTGTTGAAGATATCAAACGGACGGCAGACGGTTCCTGGGAACTGAAAGTGCAAAATACCGACAGCGGCCAGGTGGAATGTCACACGGCGAAATTTGTCTTTATCGGCGGTGGCGGCGGAAGTCTACCTCTGCTGCAGAAGACCGGTATACCTGAGTCAAAACACATTGGTGGATTCCCCGTGAGCGGTTTGTTCATGGTCTGCAACAATCCTGAAGTCATCGAACAACATCATGCCAAAGTGTATGGAAAAGCCAAAGTGGGCGCGCCTCCGATGTCTGTGCCGCACTTAGATACAAGATACATCGACAACAAAAAGACCTTGCTGTTTGGACCCTTCGCTGGGTTCTCGCCAAAGTTCCTCAAAACGGGATCGAATCTTGATTTACTCAGTTCTGTAAAACCAAACAATGTTTTGACGATGTTAGCCGCTGGTGTCAAAGAAATGGCGCTCACAAAATACCTCATCCAGCAAGTCATGTTGTCAAACGAACAGCGCATGGAAGAACTCCGCGAGTTCATTCCAAGTGCCAAGACCGAGGATTGGGACGTGGTTGTCGCGGGCCAACGTGTACAAGTGATTAAAGACACTGATGCCGGCAAGGGGACGCTCCAATTTGGCACGGAAGTCGTGAGTGCAGCGGATGGTTCGATAGCGGCATTGCTTGGTGCTTCTCCCGGCGCCTCGACCGCCGTGCATGTCATGCTTGAGGTCTTGCAAAAGTGTTTCCCGGCTCACATGAATGCGTGGGAGTCGAAGATCAAAGAGATGATTCCTACTTATGGTGTATCGCTTTTTG
The Alicyclobacillus curvatus genome window above contains:
- a CDS encoding malate:quinone oxidoreductase, with the protein product MSNVENRTDIILIGAGVMSATLGSLLKELVPEWKIKVFEKLESAGQESSNEWNNAGTGHSALCELNYTSERADGSIDIAKAIKINEQFQLSRQFWSYLVSRNLIRNPQDFIMPLPHMSLVQGEQDVAFLKKRFASLVNNPMFHGMEFSDDPDTLKQWVPLIMEGRTATEPIAATRIESGTDVNFGALTRMLFDHLEKQNVDVYYKHSVEDIKRTADGSWELKVQNTDSGQVECHTAKFVFIGGGGGSLPLLQKTGIPESKHIGGFPVSGLFMVCNNPEVIEQHHAKVYGKAKVGAPPMSVPHLDTRYIDNKKTLLFGPFAGFSPKFLKTGSNLDLLSSVKPNNVLTMLAAGVKEMALTKYLIQQVMLSNEQRMEELREFIPSAKTEDWDVVVAGQRVQVIKDTDAGKGTLQFGTEVVSAADGSIAALLGASPGASTAVHVMLEVLQKCFPAHMNAWESKIKEMIPTYGVSLFDNPDLFQEVYASTTQTLGLSEKEPMYS